The following proteins come from a genomic window of Leptospira dzoumogneensis:
- a CDS encoding alpha/beta fold hydrolase: MAEETLELFSDASVRFFSKGTHWIHHEIPEILNPELESFLLEE; the protein is encoded by the coding sequence ATGGCGGAAGAAACTCTGGAACTATTCTCAGATGCTTCCGTTCGTTTCTTTTCCAAAGGCACTCATTGGATCCATCATGAGATCCCTGAGATATTGAACCCTGAACTGGAGTCCTTTTTATTGGAAGAATAG
- a CDS encoding M23 family metallopeptidase, giving the protein MRKFSKNIFLFVSLVLFSSSLHFAKEPNKKKKEEPKKASVLPKLNQVALNSKPEKKKEDKKPKVVSSEKKTSKRLKGEIVEKQEELFSFSLAGRKFAQGELLFLKIKPLPKILDKLGNFTISWDGQEIPFNQREGYILTFLPISPEFSKPYGVLELTEKHLFTKNDSKKYEIPIQKTYFATSKVSHLTMDKQYTTDELSEETKAFIKECSEAKAKAFQSKSDLQVETDFEYPVHNPILNSPFYKRRIYNKEKGRPHGGSDFKGGVGDPIYAINDGTVILARSMYYEGNFTVIDHGLEIYSLYMHQSEILVKPGDKVKKGDLIGKIGTTGMSTGPHLHLGLRVLGTMIDPLSVVQTDLIEARKKTSKK; this is encoded by the coding sequence ATGCGTAAGTTTTCTAAAAATATCTTTCTATTTGTTTCCTTGGTCCTTTTTTCCAGCTCTCTACATTTTGCAAAAGAGCCAAATAAAAAGAAAAAAGAAGAACCTAAAAAAGCCTCAGTTCTTCCAAAGCTGAACCAAGTAGCTTTAAATTCTAAACCGGAAAAGAAGAAGGAAGATAAAAAACCTAAAGTAGTCTCCTCCGAGAAAAAAACATCCAAAAGACTCAAAGGTGAAATCGTAGAAAAACAAGAAGAACTGTTTTCATTCTCTCTTGCAGGCAGAAAATTCGCGCAAGGGGAACTTCTATTTTTAAAAATAAAACCTTTACCTAAAATTTTAGATAAACTCGGTAATTTTACGATCAGTTGGGATGGACAAGAGATCCCATTCAATCAAAGAGAAGGTTATATTCTTACTTTTCTTCCTATCTCTCCTGAATTTTCTAAACCGTACGGAGTTTTGGAATTAACCGAAAAACATCTTTTTACCAAAAACGATTCCAAGAAGTACGAGATCCCTATCCAAAAAACCTACTTCGCAACTTCTAAAGTTTCTCATCTTACGATGGATAAGCAGTATACAACTGACGAACTTTCAGAAGAAACAAAAGCATTCATCAAAGAATGTTCCGAAGCGAAAGCAAAGGCATTTCAATCTAAGTCCGATCTTCAAGTAGAAACGGATTTCGAATATCCGGTCCACAATCCTATCTTAAACAGTCCTTTTTATAAACGTAGGATCTATAATAAAGAGAAGGGCCGCCCGCATGGCGGTTCCGATTTCAAAGGTGGTGTAGGAGATCCAATCTATGCTATCAATGACGGCACTGTGATCTTAGCAAGATCTATGTATTACGAAGGGAATTTCACAGTGATCGATCACGGTTTGGAAATATATTCCTTATACATGCACCAGTCTGAAATTTTAGTAAAGCCAGGTGATAAAGTGAAGAAGGGAGATTTGATCGGAAAGATCGGAACTACCGGAATGTCAACCGGGCCTCATTTACATTTGGGACTTAGAGTTTTAGGAACGATGATCGACCCGCTCTCCGTCGTTCAAACGGATCTAATCGAAGCTAGAAAGAAAACCTCCAAGAAATGA